In one Oryza glaberrima chromosome 2, OglaRS2, whole genome shotgun sequence genomic region, the following are encoded:
- the LOC127762602 gene encoding putative cyclin-F1-4: MGDLILDPYMEDAILDHSCLAELLADQTALPLFHPYSGGATPQMVDTDTFLRAIGALPPLAPPPAAPLAPAPPDSPRTPHTYGSLLPVYGDLPPLSGAVLQEPLPLPEGSDHPVSPKKTIEVASLLQERADQPVVTSNSATTTRPQLCAPYDDDIEATLRAMETNPAERPSPYFLETTQGGRMTALVRASMIAFMDEFSRLHELADATLQRAAYFLDRYLSVTPESDDVLQLRLVAATTVFLAAKYEDQYTLRKIDASMVAARCGYTSETRHKMVSCMETEILAALDYNLGGPTAYTFVEHFTRYYGKGKEEKLMREAAHWFADGSLLTYGFHRYLPSMVAASAIFLARLHVRGHEPWSKDLAELTGYKAIDLMGCVCDIFCYSDVSTYGPTADTFVEHFTRYKCTTAGERKSYGCMQRLERDVADQSLMNYVRLPGATIPAVHGGGGRRASISVARCSLNRHDALVWSTELQELTGYSFEDLVSCIFAM; this comes from the exons ATGGGGGATTTGATCTTGGATCCCTACATGGAGGACGCGATCTTGGATCATTCCTGCCTCGCCGAACTTCTTGCTGATCAAACAGCTCTCCCATTGTTCCATCCTTACTCCGGCGGCGCCACTCCGCAGATGGTGGATACCGACACCTTCCTCCGCGCCATCGGCGCACTGCCTCCGCTTGCACCGCCACCGGCAGCTCCGCTCGCACCGGCGCCACCGGACTCGCCCCGTACCCCTCACACCTACGGCAGCCTCCTCCCCGTCTACGGTGATCTTCCACCgctctctggcgccgtcctccagGAGCCCTTGCCGCTGCCAGAAGGCAGCGATCACCCGGTGTCACCCAAGAAGACGATCGAGGTCGCATCGCTGCTGCAAGAGCGCGCCGATCAGCCGGTGGTCACCAGCAACTCAGCGACGACGACACGTCCGCAGCTGTGCGCGCCCTACGACGACGACATCGAGGCCACCCTCCGTGCCATGGAGACGAACCCCGCGGAGCGGCCCTCCCCGTACTTCTTGGAGACGACACAAGGTGGGCGGATGACCGCACTGGTGCGCGCCTCGATGATCGCCTTCATGGACGAGTTCAGCCGGTTGCACGAGCTCGCCGACGCAACGCTCCAGCGCGCCGCCTACTTCCTGGACCGCTACCTGTCGGTGACACCCGAGTCGGATGACGTGCTGCAGCTCCGCCTCGTCGCAGCAACGACCGTGTTCCTGGCGGCCAAGTACGAGGACCAGTACACCCTGAGGAAGATCGACGCCAGCATGGTCGCCGCTCGCTGCGGCTACACCAGCGAGACCAGGCACAAGATGGTGTCGTGCATGGAGACCGAGatcctcgccgcgctcgacTACAATCTCGGCGGCCCGACGGCGTACACGTTCGTGGAGCACTTCACAAGGTACTACGGCAAGGGGAAAGAAGAGAAGCTGATGAGGGAGGCGGCGCATTGGTTCGCCGACGGGTCGTTGCTGACGTACGGGTTCCACCGCTACCTGCCGTCCATGGTGGCGGCGTCAGCGATCTTCCTGGCGAGGCTGCACGTGCGGGGGCATGAGCCATGGAGCAAGGATCTCGCGGAGCTCACGGGGTACAAGGCCATCGACTTGATGGGCTGCGTCTGCGATAT CTTTTGCTACTCTGATGTCTCTACATATGGCCCAACCGCGGACACGTTCGTGGAGCACTTCACCCGGTACAAGTGTACAACAGCCGGGGAGAGGAAAAGCTACGGGTGCATGCAGCGGCTGGAGCGCGACGTTGCCGACCAGTCGCTAATGAACTACGTACGGCTGCCCGGGGCTACTATACCTGCCGtccatggaggcggcggccggcgggcgtCGATCTCCGTCGCGAGGTGTTCGCTGAACCGGCACGACGCGCTGGTCTGGAGCACGGAGTTGCAGGAGCTGACGGGGTACAGCTTCGAGGACCTCGTCAGCTGCATCTTCGCCATGTAG